Proteins encoded in a region of the Ptychodera flava strain L36383 chromosome 4, AS_Pfla_20210202, whole genome shotgun sequence genome:
- the LOC139132314 gene encoding chromosome partition protein Smc-like encodes MNSCRVFNHAPDDSELRIVELTRQLEEADLYNKKLETIFYDVEEARVNSQIRAENLEREKGHLEISLREANQENERLRGKLQTVSSSLSDLRESSTKEKLISRDENAILIEEKGRLEERVMKLMKSMKLKEDNYKQKDSYIKDLENITDTLGKELECFQRQVKNLRSILEKQNKEKHFLREELSKTELLKQNYRSLEKKNRQLEQDNQIMKSLLKAADDKLISMETMQIDKETRDEELKEGFSKTITELADVYNNWSDDTIQIPNLTRTEQ; translated from the coding sequence ATGAATTCATGTCGCGTGTTCAACCATGCGCCTGACGACAGTGAACTGAGAATTGTTGAATTAACAAGACAGTTGGAAGAGGCCGACCTCTATAACAAGAAACTTGAGACAATCTTTTATGACGTGGAGGAGGCGAGAGTCAATTCTCAAATTCGAGCTGAAaatttggaaagagaaaagGGACATCTTGAAATTTCGTTGCGTGAAGCCAACCAAGAGAACGAAAGATTACGCGGGAAGCTACAAACAGTCAGCTCTTCACTGTCAGATCTCCGGGAATCGAGTACCAAGGAAAAGTTGATCAGTAGAGATGAGAACGCCATTTTGATTGAAGAAAAGGGTAGATTAGAGGAACGAGTGATGAAATTAATGAAGTCGATGAAACTGAAAGAAGATAATTATAAGCAGAAAGACTCCTACATCAAAGACCTTGAAAATATTACCGATACCCTTGGTAAGGAACTTGAATGTTTTCAAAGACAAGTGAAGAATTTGCGATCAAttcttgaaaaacaaaacaaagaaaaacatttccTTCGAGAGGAACTGTCAAAGACTGAATTACTGAAACAGAATTACAGAtcacttgaaaagaaaaatcgACAACTCGAACAGGATAACCAGATTATGAAATCACTACTGAAAGCAGCAGACGACAAACTGATCTCCATGGAAACGATGCAAATTGACAAGGAAACAAGAGACGAGGAACTGAAAGAGGGCTTTTCAAAAACGATTACCGAGCTAGCCGATGTATACAACAATTGGAGTGACGATACGATACAAATACCCAACCTTACTCGTACagaacaataa